In Candidatus Palauibacter australiensis, the sequence TCGACATGATGTTGGACTTCAAGAAGCAGGCGCTGCGTTTCGACACGCGCGTGTTCACCGAGGACATCGTGGAGGTCGACTTCTCGAGCCGACCCTTCCGCCTGCGCTCGTCCGGGAAGCAGGAGGTGCTCGCGGAGACCGTGATCGTGGCCACGGGTGCCAACGCGCGCTGGCTCGGCGTGCCGGGCGAGGAGCGGCTCGCGCAGAGCGGCGGCGGGGTGTCCGCGTGCGCGGTGTGCGACGGCGCCCTGCCCGTCTTCCGGGACCAGGTCCTCGCCGTCGTGGGAGGCGGCGACAGCGCGATGGAGGAGGCGCTCTACCTCACGAAGTTTGCGCGCGAGGTGTTGCTCATCCACCGGCGCGATGAGCTGCGGGCGTCGCAGATCATGCAGGAGCGGGCCTTCGCCAGCGACAAGATCCGCTTCCTCTGGAACCGGACCGTGGAGGAGGTGTTCGGGGACGAGGCGATCACCGGCATCCGCCTGCGGGACACGGTGACGGGCGAGGCGTCG encodes:
- the trxB gene encoding thioredoxin-disulfide reductase, coding for MSTETVVIIGSGPAAWTAAIYAARANLNPLVFEGAGSRTMIPGGQLMFTTDVENYPGFPEGVSGIDMMLDFKKQALRFDTRVFTEDIVEVDFSSRPFRLRSSGKQEVLAETVIVATGANARWLGVPGEERLAQSGGGVSACAVCDGALPVFRDQVLAVVGGGDSAMEEALYLTKFAREVLLIHRRDELRASQIMQERAFASDKIRFLWNRTVEEVFGDEAITGIRLRDTVTGEASDVEVGGMFVAIGHIPNTAFLQGQVDLKENGYVDMPTPWRTDTNVPGVFAAGDVMDDYYRQAVSAAGTGCMAALDAERFLAHNGSAG